The genomic DNA GGGTCCACTCCCGGTGCACCCCGCCGAGACCGCCGGTGGCGAAGACGCCGATGCCGGTGCGGGCCGCGAGGAACGCCGTGGCCGCGACGGTCGTCGCGCCGCTCGCGCCGAGGGCGGCGGCCGGCGCGAGGTCGCGTACGGTCAGCTTGCGCACGGTGTCGTCGGAGGCGATCCGCTCCAACTGGGCCCTGCCGAGCCCGACATGCGGCGTGCCGTCGAGGACGGCGATGGTGGCGGGCACCGCGCCCGCCGAGCGGACGATGTCCTCCAGCTCGGCCGCCACCTGCAGATTGCGGGGGCGGGGCAGGCCGTGGGCGATGATCGTCGACTCCAGCGCGACGACCGGCCGCCGGTCCGCGAGCGCGGCGCGTACCTCGTCAGTCAGGTGCATGCGCCCACGGTACGTGCTGGGCGTAGCCCGGTGATCAGCCCCTACGTGTCGTACAGGCCGTCCCACGGCTCGTGGAACCCGAGCCGGTCCGGGTACAACTCCGCCCAGTCCGGCTCGTCTTCACCGGCGCCCGCGGCCGGCTCCGCGTGCCGCTCCGCGACCAGCCCGAAGCGGATCCCGTCCACCGACACCTCGAACGGCCTGATCGCGATGTCGCCGAACACCAGCCCGGGCAGCTCGTCGAGCCAGCCCTCCATCTTCGCGTCCATCCGCCCGTCCGCCGGCACGCCGGGGCCCGGGGTCCAGATGTCGGAGCCGGTGTGGTGGCCGTCGGCGTCGAAGCGGTGCAGCACGGCGTACCAGCGGCGGTGCTCCAGCCAGTCGGGGCCCATGCGGTAGTCGGGCGGGTACGCGGCGGTGATCGAGGCGAGGAACTGCCCGTCGTCGTAACGGCCGATGTTCTCGGTGCGGTAGCCGGGCTCGTGACGTATCGGGATGACCTCAGGGATCGCCATGGCCCAGACCTTAAGGGGTGGCCGCGGCGGCCGGCATCCGGGTCCCGGTCGGCGCGCGCGGCGGACCCGCCGGCGCAAGCAGGCGGACGCGCGGGGGATACGCGGGCGGCGTCAGCCCTTACCGTCGATGGATGGACGACGTTGACCGCGCTGCCGACCCGGACGCCGCCCCCGACGCTCCTGACGCCCCCGCCCGTCCGCTCCTCCTGCTGGACGTCGACGGGCCCCTCAACCCGTACGCCGCGCGCGTACAGCCGCCGGGCTACGGCGAGTACGTGGTCACCGGCATGCCCGCGGGGCCCATCCGGCTGTGGCTGTGCCCGGCGCACGGGGAGCGGCTGCTGTCGCTGCCGTACGAACTGGTGTGGGCCACGACGTGGATGCACGAGGCCAACACCGTCATCGGCGACCGGGTGCTGGGGCTGCCGCCGCTGCCGGTCATCGAGTGGCCGTCGATGTTCACGACCGACGACCCTGACGGGCTGTACTGGAAGACGCGGCAGGTCGCCGCCTGGACCGCCGGGCGGACGTTCGCCTGGGTGGACGACGAGATCACCGCGGCGGACACGGCGTGGATCGAGGAGCACCACGCGGGGGAGGCGCTGCTGCGGCGGATCGACCCCGCGCGCGGGCTGGTGGAGGAGGACTTCGAGGCGCTGGAGGCGTGGGCCGGGGAACGGGACCAGACCCGCCCGTGACGGGCCGCGGCCCCCTTCGCCGCCCTTCCCGCCAGGCGTCAGCCGTCCGCCATCTCCAGCAGCTTGAGGACCGTGTTCCAGTTGCGGGCCGTCGCCGTCACCGCCAGCCTGCGGCCGGAGAAGTCGGCCGCCAGCTTCGACCGCCCGATCCCGCCGGGGCACCAGACGTAGACGACGCGGTCCCCGATCGCGAACCTGTCGGGCGCGTACGACGCGGGGTCGGCGGTACGGAACCACGCGTCGGCAGGTGCGGGCCCGGAGAGGAACACCGCGAGGAACCGGGCCGGTTCCGCGGCGCCCTCCGGCAGCGGGTTGCCGGCGACGACGGCCGCGATCTCGTCCCGCGTGCGCGCGACGACCGGTATCCGCAGGCCGAACTCCCGCTCCACGACCGCCTCGACGGCCGCGGCGGTCTTCTCCGGCGGCGTGCCCGGATCGTCGAAGACGACGTTCCCGCTGGCCACGTACGTGGCGACGCCGCCGAAGCCGTGGTCGGTCAGCGCCTTGCGCAGCCCGGCCATGGGGACCTTGTTCTTGCCGCCGACGTTGATGCCGCGCAGCAGGGCGATCTGCTTGCTCACGCCCGGCGCCTCCCTTGCCCGTCCGTCCGGCCCGCCCGCGCACCGCGGCCGGGCGATGGCCGTCCTCCTCGCACCGTCAGAACAGCGGCTCCGGCAGCACGCCTTCCAGCGCCAGCAGGCTCCGCTTCGTGTCGAGCCCGCCGCCGAAGCCGCCCAGGCCGCCGGCGCTCTCGACCACGCGGTGGCAGGGGACCACGATCGGCAGCGGGTTCGACGCCATGGCCCGGCCGACCGCCTGCGCGGCGCCGGGCTCCCCGACGCGGTCGGCGAGGAACTGATAGCTGACCACCGAGCCGAACGGCACCTCGGCCGCCAGCTCCTCCAGCACCCGCCGGTTGAAGCCGTCGGACAGCGACCAGTCCAGCTCCAGCCGGAACTCCTTCAGCTCGCCCGCGAAATACTCCCGCAACTGCCGCTCGGCCACCGCTATGTGCGCCGCGGGACCCGCGGGCTCCTCCCGGCCGGCTGGGCCCTCGGCGCCCGGCTTGGCGTGGAACCCGACCTTGACCAGCCCCCGGTCCGTGGCGGCGAGGAGCAGCGGGCCGATCGGCGAGTCGACCACCCGGCGGCCCTGCCGGGGTGCGATGGCATCGGTGGCGTCCATGCCGCGAGCGTAGGACACGGCACTGACAACCGCAGGCGACCGCGCCCCGCACCGGCAGCCCGCCCAACGCGACAAATCGGCCGCGTACCGATTGCGTATCGGCTGCGCCGCGGGCGGTGGAAACATTTCGGTCGCGACTCGCACAGACCTACGATTCCCTCTGGTTGCCCTGTACATCTGTCGACAGATCTGTAGACCCATCAGTAGACCCGGGAGTCACTCCGTGCTTGCTGCCCCCGTGCCCGTCGACGGGTTCACGTATGGCCTGCTCACCCCCGTCACCGCCTTCATCATGGCCGCGGTCGGCAGTGCCCTGGGGCTGCGCTGCACCATGCGGGCGCTGACCGTCGAGCCCGCGCGGCGGGCGGGCTGGCTGCTGCTCGGCGCGGTCGCCATCGGCACGGGCATCTTCACCATGCACTTCATCGCGATGATGGGCTTCACGGCCGACTCCGTCCACATCAGCTACAACGTGCCGATCACGCTGGCGAGCCTCGGCGTGGCCATCGTCGTCGTCGGCATCGGCGTCTTCATCGTCGGCTACCTCGGCCGCACCGCGTTCGCCCTCACCACCGGCGGCATCGTCACCGGGCTCGGCGTCGCTGCCATGCACTACCTGGGCATGGCGGGGATGAAGATGGACCGGGGCCGGCTGGTCTACGACGGCACGGTCGTGGCGCTGTCCGTGCTCATCGCCGTGGTCGCCGCCACCGCCGCGCTGTGGCTGTCGATGACCGTGAAGCGGTTCGGCGTCGCGGTGGGCGCCGCCCTGATCATGGGCGTGGCCGTCTCCGGCATGCACTACACCGGGATGGCGGCGCTGGAGGTGCAGGCCCACGCCGCCAACGCGGCTGCGGAGGGCAGGAGCCCGGCGGAGATCCTGGCGCCGATCCTGATCGGTCCCGTGCTGCTGCTGGTGTTCGTCGGGCTGTTCGTCGGCATGGACCCGCTGGAGAACGAGTGGCGGGTGTCCGTGGCCGACGAGGGCATCGTGGGCGGGGACGCCGCCGCTCCCGAGCCCGCGGGCTCGGGAGCGACGTCGTACTTCGAACGGCACGGCGGCCGGCCGGGCGGTATCTGACCCCATCTGACCCCGCGGGCCGGGCCCGGGGGCGGACCGGGAGGCTCTACGGACCGGGGGCCCCGGCCGATCAGGCGCCCCGGGCCTACGGCCCGCCGTCCCCGGCCCGTGCCGGAAGACCGCCGGCGGCCGCTACTCCGCGGCGACCCCGAACCCGGCGTCCGCCAGCGCCTCGGCGATCAGGTCGGGCTTGTTGGTGATGATGCCGTCCGCGCCCCACTCGGCCAACTGGACGGCCCGCGCCGGGTCGTCGACCGTCCACGTGTAAGCCTCCAACTGCTTGCCGTGCGGTCCCTTCAGGGCGTGCACGGCCGCGTAGTACTCCGCGGACATGGTGCCGTGGTTGGAGTTGATCTGGTCCGAGAAGGTGGCGTACTCGGGCAGGTCCGCCACCGCCGGGGCGCCGAGGAAGCCGGTCTTCACGTCCGGCCGCAGCTCGTGCACGGTCTTGATGGAGTCCGCGCCGAAGCTCTGCACGACCAGCTTGTTCTTCACGGCCGCGCGGCTCAGCCAGCCGCTCTTGCGCAGCTCGGTGAGGATCTCCTTCTCGATCCCCGGGTACAGCTCCGGCTTCTTGATCTCCAGCACCAGCTTCTGGTGGTTCTGCGTGACCCGCTTCATGTACTGGTCCAGGGTCGGCACCCGCGTGCCGGCCCACTCCTCGCCCTTCCAGCTACCGGCGTCGAGCGTGCGGATCTCCTTCCAGGTGAAGTCGGAGACCTTCCAGGGGGCGCGGTCGGGGAACACCTCCTCCACGTTGGTGGTCCTGGCGAGCGTGTCGTCGTGCATGATGACCAGCTCGCCGTCCTTGCTGCGCTGCACGTCGTTCTCGACCCAGTCGATCCCCATGTCACGGGCCGTGTCGATGGCGGCGAGGGTGTTCTCGGGGGCGTATGCGGAGGCGCCGCGGTGCGCGACGGTCACGATCGGTGCGGCGGAATCGGAGTCGGCTGCGGGCTCGGCAGCGGTCGCGGTGGCGGACGTGGCGGCCGCGGTGAGCACGAGGCCGGCCAGCGCCGTCAGAGCGCCGGACGCGCGCGTAAGCGTGCGGGAGGGCATGCAGTCTCCTCGACTAGAGGTGATCACTTGTCGCCGCAGGGTCCCAGTGGCAGGCGACAGAGTACGAGGCCGGGGATGGCCAGAGATTGAACGCCGATATCGGCGCGGTGAACGCGTAGCGATTCCGGTCGGCGCAGGTGGCAGGCTTGAGGAAGCGCTTGCTATGCCGTTTCAGGGCCCGCCGATCTGGCTGGAAATGATCTGGTCGGTTGCCCGCGGCGTTCGGTATTGGTCCAGGTCGGCGAGGACCCCGGGGCGATGCGCGGCGCGTTGTCAGCGGCGGGTCGTACGGTGGGGGCATGCGGCCCGTCACAGACATCGAACGCACCATGGCGCCCTTCGAGGTAGTCAGCTCATATCAGCCGAACGGCGACCAGCCCGCCGCCATCGACGAGCTCGAACGGCGGATCACGGCGGGCGAGCGGGACGTCGTGCTGCTCGGCGCCACCGGCACGGGCAAGTCGGCCACGACGGCCTGGATGGTCGAGCGCCTGCAGCGCCCCACGCTGGTCCTCGCGCCCAACAAGACGCTGGCCGCCCAGTTGGCGAACGAGTTCCGCGAGCTCCTGCCGAACAACGCGGTGGAGTACTTCGTCTCGTACTACGACTACTACCAGCCCGAGGCGTACGTCCCCCAGACGGACACGTACATCGAGAAGGACTCCTCGATCAACGAGGAGGTGGAGCGCCTGCGCCACTCCGCGACGAACTCGCTGCTCACCCGGCGCGACGTCATCGTGGTCGCCTCCGTCTCCTGCATCTACGGCCTGGGCACGCCGCAGGAGTACGTCGACCGGATGGTGCCGCTGAAGGTGGGCGAGGAGACCGACCGGGACCAGTTGCTGCGCCGCTTCGTCGACATCCAGTACACCCGCAACGACCAGGCGTTCACGCGCGGCACGTTCCGGGTCCGCGGCGACACCATCGAGATCTTCCCGGTCTACGAGGAACTGGCCGTCCGCATCGAGATGTTCGGGGACGAGATCGAGGCCCTGTCCACGCTCCACCCGCTGACCGGCGAGGTCATGAGCGAGGACGACGGGCTTTACGTCTTCCCGGCCTCGCACTACATCGCGGGACCCGAGCGCATGGCCAAGGCCGTCGCCGGCATCGAGACCGAGCTGGACACGCAGCTCGGGACCCTGGAGAAGCAGGGCAAGCTGCTGGAGGCGCAGCGGCTGCGCATGCGGACGACGTACGACCTGGAGATGCTCCAGCAGATCGGCACCTGCTCAGGCGTCGAGAACTACTCGCTGCACATGGACGGCCGCGAGACCGGCTCCCCGCCGCACACCCTGCTGGACTACTTCCCGGAGGACTTCCTCCTCGTCATCGACGAGTCGCACGTCACCGTCCCGCAGGTCGGCGCCATGTACGAGGGCGACGCCTCGCGCAAGCGCACCCTCGTCGACCACGGCTTCCGGCTGCCGTCCGCGCTGGACAACCGCCCGCTGAAGTGGGAGGAGTTCGTGGAGCGCATCGGCCAGACGGTCTACCTCTCCGCCACCCCCGGGCCGTACGAGCTGTCCCGCGGCGACGGCGTCGTGGAGCAGATCATCCGGCCCACCGGGCTCGTCGACCCCCAGGTCGTCGTCAAGCCGACCGAGGGCCAGATCGACGACCTGGTGCACGAGATCCGCACGCGCGCGGAGAAGGACGAGCGCGTCCTCGTCACCACGCTGACCAAGAAGATGGCCGAGGACCTCACGGACTACTTCCTGGAGCTGGGCATCCAGGTGCGTTATCTGCACAGCGACGTCGACACGCTGCGCCGCGTCGAGCTGCTGCGCGAGCTGCGCGCCGGGGAGTACGACGTGCTGGTCGGCATCAACCTGCTGCGCGAGGGCCTCGACCTGCCCGAGGTCTCCCTCGTCGCCATCCTCGACGCCGACAAGGAGGGCTTCCTCCGCTCCGGCACGTCGCTGATCCAGACCATCGGCCGCGCCGCGCGCAACGTCTCGGGCGAGGTGCACATGTACGCGGACAAGATCACGCCGGGCATGGAGAAGGCGATCGACGAGACCAACCGGCGCCGCGCCAGGCAGATCGCGTACAACGAGGAACACGGGATCGACCCGCAGCCGCTGCGCAAGAAGATCAACGACATCGTCGCGCAGATCGCCCGCGAGGAGGTCGACACCGAGGCGTTGCTCGGCTCGGGCTACCGGTCCACGAAGCCCGACGCCGCGGCGAAGGCGCCGGTGCCCGAGCTGCGGCAGAAGACGAAGCCCGCCCGCCGCGGCGAGGCCGAGGCCGGTGCGGCGCCCACGGAGACGCCCGCCGCCGATCTCGCCGCGCAGATCGAGGACATGACCGCCCGGATGCGGTCCGCCGCCGCGGACCTCCAGTTCGAGGTGGCGGCCCGGCTGCGCGACGAGGTGGCGGAGATGAAGAAGGAGCTCCGGCAGATGAAGGAGGCCGGGCTGTCGTAGAGCCGGGTTGTGCGGGGCGTGGGAGCGCCCCCGGGCGTACGCGGAGCGTGGCCGTCCGGGAGCGCACAACCGGTGGTGTGTAGCAGGAGCGCCACAAATCCTCCTCCGGGGGGAGCACGGGGCCGCTGTCCTGCGTAATGTGCGTGGCAGCGCGCCGGTCATGGCGTGTTCGGAGCAGGAGGGGAACGTAAGCGTGTCGATCAACTTGTCCAAGGGTCAGGCCATCAGCCTGCAGAAGTCCGATGGCGGCACCCTCAGCTCGGTCCGCATGGGGCTGGGCTGGCAGGCCGCCGAACGGCGCGGTCTCTTCGGTAAGCGCACGCGCGAGATCGACCTCGACGCCTCCGCCGTGCTCTTCGCCGACAAGGAGCCCGTCGACGTGGTGTTCTTCCAGCACCTCGTGAGCGACGACGGCTCGGTGCGGCACACCGGTGACAACCTCGTCGGCGGCGCGGGCCAGGGCGGTGACGACGAGTCGATCCTGGTGGACCTGCAGCGCGTGCCGGTGCACATCGACCAGATCATCTTCACCGTGAACTCGTTCACCGGCCAGACCTTCGAAGAGGTGCAGAACGCGTTCTGCCGGCTCGTGGACGAGAGCAACGGCCAGGAGCTGGCGCGCTACACGCTCACCGGCGGCGGCACGTACACCGCCCAGATCATGGCGAAGGTGCACCGTACGGGGTCCGGCTGGGGCATGACCGCCCTCGGCTCGCCGGCCAACGGCCGTACGTTCCAGGACCTGATGCCGTCGATCCAGCCGCTTCTCTAGGAGCGCGGGGACGACCGGTTTCCGAGGCATGACGCGACGTCGACGGCCGCAGCGAGTGCAGGGGAGGGCCGCATGACGGCCGAGTTGGTCCGCGGGCAGAACCATCTGCTGCCGCAGACCCGGGTGGAGATCAGGATTTCGGCGGAGAGCCCGGTGACACCGGGCGCCACGCTGGGGGGAGAGGACGGCAGGGTCAGCGACCCGAGCCGGATCGCACACCCCGGTGCGCCGCAACTGCCGGGCCTTGAGGTGCCGGTACAGGCGGCGGCGGAGCACCGGCTGGCGGTGGACCTGGATGCGGTGCCGCCGGACGTGGAGCGCGTGCACGTGCTGCTGGCGCTGCCCGCGGGCGTGCCGGGGCCGCGGAGCTTCGGCGCCATAGCGCCGCCGTCGGTGGCCGTCACGGGCCTCGACGGCACGGCGATCGCGCGGTTCGTCATCACCGGCCTGGACAGCGAGTCGGCGGTCACCGCCGTGGAGCTGTACCGGCGGGGCGACGCGTGGAAGATCCGGGCCGTGGGCCAGGGGTACGCGGGCGGGCTCGCCGCCATGCTCGCGGACCAGGGCCTGCCGGAGGCGCAGCAACTCGCCGCCGACATCGAGCGGGCGGTGGCCGAGGGGCTGGCGCGCGCCGTCGCCCCGGCGCCGCCGCCGGTCGCCGGCCAGCCGACCGGTCCCGGTGCCAGGCGGCCGCAACGGGCCGCCGAGGAGCGGCAGGCACAGGCAGGACCCGTCGACTACCGCCATCCGCGCCGCGCCGCGGCGGCGGGTGCCGCGGGCGCGTCGGGTGGTTCAAGTGGCGGACCGGGTACGCCTGGTGCGTCCGGTGCGCCGCGCGCCCCGGCGTCCGCCGCAGCGCCCCCGCCCCCCGGTGTCGGGGCCGGCGCGGGCGCGGGTGCGCGTTCCGGCGCCCCGGCGGGCGCGGGCAGCGCCGCCGGCGGCGTACCGCCGCAGTCCGGCCGCCCGCAGTCGGGCCCCTCCGCACCGGTCGCGGGCGACGCCCCCGGCTGGAGCATGGAGGAGCGGCTGTACAACCAGGTCTGGGGCATGTTCGAGGACCTGGCCCGTACGGTCGCGGCGTACCGCAGCGCCGTCGACTTCGCCGACTCCCGGATGGACCGCGAGCTGGACCAGCTCCTGGCCGACCCGCGCGCGCGGATGGGCTCCATCGCCGACTCCGCGCGCGCCGAGGTGCTCGCCCGCCACTCCACCCTGGTGGACCGGGCGCGCGAGGTCCTCGACCGCGACCTCGGGCAGCTCGTCGCCGAGGCCGGCGTCGTCGAGCCCGCGCTGCCGCCCGCGTTCGCCTCCTGGGCGAGCCCCGTGTGGCACGAGTACGAGGTGCCCGAGGACGCCCCGATGGCCCTTCGCCTCGGCGACCTCCACCTGCCCGAGCACACCGAGCTGCGCGTTCCGCTGCTCGTACGGCTGCCCCTGCAGCGCGGCCTGTGGGTGGACAGCGGCACCTCCTCGCTCGGCCCCGGCGCGCTCGAAGGCGACCACGAGCACGGCTTCCCGGACTCCGCGGAGCGGCGCGCGCTGGCGCTCGACACCGCCGTGGCGCACGCCGCCCGGCTGCTGTCGGTGCACCCGGCGGGCGAGTTCAACGTGCACTTCATCGAC from Streptomyces sp. CMB-StM0423 includes the following:
- a CDS encoding MHYT domain-containing protein — translated: MLAAPVPVDGFTYGLLTPVTAFIMAAVGSALGLRCTMRALTVEPARRAGWLLLGAVAIGTGIFTMHFIAMMGFTADSVHISYNVPITLASLGVAIVVVGIGVFIVGYLGRTAFALTTGGIVTGLGVAAMHYLGMAGMKMDRGRLVYDGTVVALSVLIAVVAATAALWLSMTVKRFGVAVGAALIMGVAVSGMHYTGMAALEVQAHAANAAAEGRSPAEILAPILIGPVLLLVFVGLFVGMDPLENEWRVSVADEGIVGGDAAAPEPAGSGATSYFERHGGRPGGI
- a CDS encoding HAD domain-containing protein; its protein translation is MDDVDRAADPDAAPDAPDAPARPLLLLDVDGPLNPYAARVQPPGYGEYVVTGMPAGPIRLWLCPAHGERLLSLPYELVWATTWMHEANTVIGDRVLGLPPLPVIEWPSMFTTDDPDGLYWKTRQVAAWTAGRTFAWVDDEITAADTAWIEEHHAGEALLRRIDPARGLVEEDFEALEAWAGERDQTRP
- a CDS encoding TerD family protein; the protein is MACSEQEGNVSVSINLSKGQAISLQKSDGGTLSSVRMGLGWQAAERRGLFGKRTREIDLDASAVLFADKEPVDVVFFQHLVSDDGSVRHTGDNLVGGAGQGGDDESILVDLQRVPVHIDQIIFTVNSFTGQTFEEVQNAFCRLVDESNGQELARYTLTGGGTYTAQIMAKVHRTGSGWGMTALGSPANGRTFQDLMPSIQPLL
- a CDS encoding DUF1697 domain-containing protein gives rise to the protein MSKQIALLRGINVGGKNKVPMAGLRKALTDHGFGGVATYVASGNVVFDDPGTPPEKTAAAVEAVVEREFGLRIPVVARTRDEIAAVVAGNPLPEGAAEPARFLAVFLSGPAPADAWFRTADPASYAPDRFAIGDRVVYVWCPGGIGRSKLAADFSGRRLAVTATARNWNTVLKLLEMADG
- the uvrB gene encoding excinuclease ABC subunit UvrB, which gives rise to MRPVTDIERTMAPFEVVSSYQPNGDQPAAIDELERRITAGERDVVLLGATGTGKSATTAWMVERLQRPTLVLAPNKTLAAQLANEFRELLPNNAVEYFVSYYDYYQPEAYVPQTDTYIEKDSSINEEVERLRHSATNSLLTRRDVIVVASVSCIYGLGTPQEYVDRMVPLKVGEETDRDQLLRRFVDIQYTRNDQAFTRGTFRVRGDTIEIFPVYEELAVRIEMFGDEIEALSTLHPLTGEVMSEDDGLYVFPASHYIAGPERMAKAVAGIETELDTQLGTLEKQGKLLEAQRLRMRTTYDLEMLQQIGTCSGVENYSLHMDGRETGSPPHTLLDYFPEDFLLVIDESHVTVPQVGAMYEGDASRKRTLVDHGFRLPSALDNRPLKWEEFVERIGQTVYLSATPGPYELSRGDGVVEQIIRPTGLVDPQVVVKPTEGQIDDLVHEIRTRAEKDERVLVTTLTKKMAEDLTDYFLELGIQVRYLHSDVDTLRRVELLRELRAGEYDVLVGINLLREGLDLPEVSLVAILDADKEGFLRSGTSLIQTIGRAARNVSGEVHMYADKITPGMEKAIDETNRRRARQIAYNEEHGIDPQPLRKKINDIVAQIAREEVDTEALLGSGYRSTKPDAAAKAPVPELRQKTKPARRGEAEAGAAPTETPAADLAAQIEDMTARMRSAAADLQFEVAARLRDEVAEMKKELRQMKEAGLS
- a CDS encoding glycerophosphodiester phosphodiesterase yields the protein MPSRTLTRASGALTALAGLVLTAAATSATATAAEPAADSDSAAPIVTVAHRGASAYAPENTLAAIDTARDMGIDWVENDVQRSKDGELVIMHDDTLARTTNVEEVFPDRAPWKVSDFTWKEIRTLDAGSWKGEEWAGTRVPTLDQYMKRVTQNHQKLVLEIKKPELYPGIEKEILTELRKSGWLSRAAVKNKLVVQSFGADSIKTVHELRPDVKTGFLGAPAVADLPEYATFSDQINSNHGTMSAEYYAAVHALKGPHGKQLEAYTWTVDDPARAVQLAEWGADGIITNKPDLIAEALADAGFGVAAE
- a CDS encoding TerD family protein, which gives rise to MTAELVRGQNHLLPQTRVEIRISAESPVTPGATLGGEDGRVSDPSRIAHPGAPQLPGLEVPVQAAAEHRLAVDLDAVPPDVERVHVLLALPAGVPGPRSFGAIAPPSVAVTGLDGTAIARFVITGLDSESAVTAVELYRRGDAWKIRAVGQGYAGGLAAMLADQGLPEAQQLAADIERAVAEGLARAVAPAPPPVAGQPTGPGARRPQRAAEERQAQAGPVDYRHPRRAAAAGAAGASGGSSGGPGTPGASGAPRAPASAAAPPPPGVGAGAGAGARSGAPAGAGSAAGGVPPQSGRPQSGPSAPVAGDAPGWSMEERLYNQVWGMFEDLARTVAAYRSAVDFADSRMDRELDQLLADPRARMGSIADSARAEVLARHSTLVDRAREVLDRDLGQLVAEAGVVEPALPPAFASWASPVWHEYEVPEDAPMALRLGDLHLPEHTELRVPLLVRLPLQRGLWVDSGTSSLGPGALEGDHEHGFPDSAERRALALDTAVAHAARLLSVHPAGEFNVHFIDPGGTATTALTPLLHSGVLAEPPPKGAAGVTDTLTRLTQRIDLVQMALRSGAADALPPDLDPAQQLLVVNDFPHGFDDRAINQLRYLADEGPSVGVHLLVVADREDAKGYGPLLDPFWRGMLRLTPTPDDHLADPWIGHAWTYEPARAPMGSRVLEQVLAQVAAARRALRR
- a CDS encoding methylated-DNA--[protein]-cysteine S-methyltransferase; this encodes MDATDAIAPRQGRRVVDSPIGPLLLAATDRGLVKVGFHAKPGAEGPAGREEPAGPAAHIAVAERQLREYFAGELKEFRLELDWSLSDGFNRRVLEELAAEVPFGSVVSYQFLADRVGEPGAAQAVGRAMASNPLPIVVPCHRVVESAGGLGGFGGGLDTKRSLLALEGVLPEPLF